From the Polynucleobacter sp. MWH-UH35A genome, one window contains:
- the pheT gene encoding phenylalanine--tRNA ligase subunit beta, which yields MQFSESWLRQYVNPSLDSDALGHAMTMAGLEVEEQHSVAPTFTKIVVAQILSAEQHPDADRLRVCKVDAGTGQELQIVCGAPNARAGIRIPCAMVGAELPPAEAGGKPFMIKVGKLRGVESQGMLCSGRELGLGDDHEGILELPADAPVGKDIREYLDLDDQIFVIKLTPNKADCLSLIGMAREVSAITGAALCAPKWTPPAVSIEDKRKVTVESKELCGRFAGRVIRGVNPQAKTPDWIVKRLSRAGQRSISALVDLSNYVMLEMGQPTHVFDIDKLNGDITVRWAKAGETLELLNGQTVTLHGPDSAGKLQDAGVVADQSGPVALAGIMGGNHCAVSDDTQNIYVEAAYWLPSAIQGRARRFNFSTDAAHRFERGVDPQNTVNCLEYLSALIIEVCGGQAGPVDDQVLNVPERKPVKMRLARAEKVIGIPLTTEIVGDVFKRLGFEFKQEGDVFIITPPSYRFDIEIEEDLIEEVARMYGFENIPDQPPVASLKMSAKAEAKRGIHLLRQRLALQGYQEAVNFGFTDLESEQRLAGAQEQGLIKVLNPIANQYGVMRSTLWGGLLANLKANLNRGAGRVRLFEAGRVFKRDSNTQEEAGKVAGFHQPQKIGGLAYGSFVPEQWANTTRAVDFFDVKGDLERVLDPLHFVTESAQHPALHPGRSAKIFLIAGKNRTEVGFIGELHPGLQQAYELPQAPVLFELDLDPIRELGLPVPEELSKFPAVQRDLALVVNQSVSSQSLLDAMAASKQNFVRNIELFDVFKPKAGSSSMADDEKSLAFRVTLLNPNETLQDPQIDAVMAALLGAVEKKCAARLR from the coding sequence ATGCAATTTTCTGAATCTTGGCTCCGTCAGTATGTGAACCCATCGCTGGATAGTGATGCATTAGGTCATGCAATGACGATGGCTGGTTTAGAGGTTGAAGAACAACATTCAGTTGCGCCCACATTTACCAAGATTGTGGTTGCGCAGATTCTATCTGCCGAGCAGCATCCTGATGCAGATCGTTTGCGTGTCTGCAAAGTAGACGCAGGAACCGGTCAAGAATTGCAAATCGTTTGCGGTGCTCCAAATGCGCGTGCTGGCATTAGGATTCCTTGCGCCATGGTGGGTGCCGAATTGCCTCCAGCGGAAGCGGGCGGCAAGCCTTTCATGATCAAGGTTGGCAAGCTGCGTGGCGTAGAAAGCCAAGGCATGCTGTGTTCAGGTCGCGAGCTTGGTTTGGGTGATGACCATGAAGGCATCTTAGAGCTGCCTGCAGATGCGCCGGTTGGAAAAGATATTCGCGAATATCTTGACTTAGATGATCAAATCTTTGTTATTAAGTTAACTCCTAATAAAGCGGACTGCCTCTCGTTGATAGGCATGGCAAGAGAGGTTTCAGCGATCACTGGCGCTGCGCTCTGCGCACCAAAGTGGACGCCACCTGCAGTATCGATAGAAGACAAACGCAAGGTTACTGTAGAAAGTAAAGAACTCTGTGGACGCTTTGCTGGTCGTGTGATCCGTGGAGTTAACCCGCAAGCAAAAACACCTGATTGGATTGTGAAGCGTTTATCACGTGCAGGTCAAAGAAGTATTTCCGCTTTGGTTGATCTATCCAACTATGTCATGTTAGAAATGGGTCAGCCAACCCATGTATTTGATATAGATAAGTTAAATGGTGATATCACTGTACGTTGGGCTAAAGCGGGCGAAACGCTTGAATTATTAAATGGTCAAACAGTAACTTTGCATGGTCCAGATTCAGCCGGCAAATTGCAAGACGCCGGCGTAGTAGCGGATCAATCTGGTCCAGTAGCTCTTGCCGGCATCATGGGTGGTAATCATTGTGCCGTATCAGATGACACTCAGAATATCTATGTTGAGGCTGCTTATTGGCTGCCTTCAGCTATCCAGGGCCGTGCTCGTCGCTTTAACTTTAGTACCGATGCAGCACATCGCTTTGAGCGTGGCGTAGATCCACAAAATACGGTGAATTGCTTAGAGTATCTCAGCGCATTAATTATTGAGGTTTGCGGTGGTCAAGCAGGCCCAGTAGATGATCAAGTATTGAATGTTCCAGAGCGCAAGCCAGTCAAAATGCGCTTGGCTAGGGCGGAAAAAGTGATCGGCATTCCGCTAACAACGGAGATTGTTGGGGATGTCTTTAAACGCCTCGGTTTTGAATTCAAACAAGAGGGTGACGTATTTATTATTACGCCGCCAAGCTATCGCTTTGATATTGAGATTGAAGAAGATTTAATCGAAGAGGTCGCACGCATGTACGGCTTCGAAAATATTCCAGATCAACCACCAGTAGCATCCTTAAAGATGAGTGCTAAAGCGGAAGCAAAACGTGGTATTCATTTATTGCGTCAACGTTTAGCACTGCAAGGCTATCAAGAGGCCGTGAACTTTGGCTTTACTGATCTTGAAAGCGAACAACGTCTTGCGGGTGCTCAAGAGCAGGGCCTGATTAAGGTGCTTAACCCGATTGCCAATCAGTATGGTGTCATGCGCAGCACACTGTGGGGTGGTTTGTTGGCTAACCTCAAGGCGAATTTAAACCGTGGTGCAGGGCGCGTACGCCTGTTTGAGGCTGGTCGCGTATTTAAACGAGACTCCAATACACAAGAAGAGGCTGGCAAAGTGGCTGGCTTTCATCAGCCGCAAAAAATTGGTGGGTTGGCTTATGGATCATTTGTTCCTGAGCAATGGGCTAATACAACGCGTGCTGTAGATTTCTTTGATGTTAAAGGTGACCTTGAGCGTGTTTTAGATCCGCTACATTTCGTGACAGAATCCGCTCAGCATCCAGCACTACACCCAGGCCGTAGTGCGAAGATATTCTTGATTGCAGGCAAGAATCGCACAGAAGTTGGTTTTATTGGAGAGCTCCATCCTGGTCTGCAACAAGCTTATGAATTGCCACAAGCGCCAGTGTTATTTGAATTAGATTTGGATCCGATTCGTGAGCTGGGTTTACCAGTCCCTGAGGAATTGAGTAAATTTCCAGCGGTGCAGCGTGATTTAGCGTTGGTAGTAAATCAAAGCGTTTCTTCTCAATCGCTATTAGATGCAATGGCTGCTAGCAAGCAAAACTTCGTGCGCAATATTGAGCTCTTTGATGTGTTCAAGCCGAAGGCGGGATCCAGCAGTATGGCTGACGATGAGAAAAGTTTGGCCTTCCGTGTCACCCTGTTAAACCCTAATGAAACATTGCAGGATCCCCAAATTGATGCAGTAATGGCTGCTTTGTTGGGTGCAGTTGAGAAAAAGTGCGCAGCCCGTTTGCGCTAG
- a CDS encoding PaaI family thioesterase has product MTSTEKSIEYFGLKIPFLAHLGVVPEYAKDGKSRISLDLKPEYENSFGIAHGGVIMTLLDFAMGAAARSTTDVPLGAMTIDMSVSFLRPSVGKIVVEGTILKPGKTINYCEAVVLNEAGEVTAKSSGTFMLRKSSAP; this is encoded by the coding sequence ATGACAAGTACTGAAAAATCCATCGAATATTTTGGTCTCAAGATTCCTTTTTTGGCGCATTTGGGTGTTGTGCCTGAGTACGCAAAAGATGGTAAGTCTCGCATTAGCCTGGATTTGAAGCCTGAGTATGAGAATAGCTTTGGTATCGCTCATGGCGGCGTCATCATGACTCTCTTAGACTTTGCGATGGGCGCAGCAGCCAGAAGTACAACAGACGTTCCTTTAGGTGCTATGACCATTGATATGTCCGTGAGCTTCTTGCGGCCCAGTGTTGGCAAAATTGTGGTTGAAGGTACCATTTTGAAGCCAGGTAAAACAATTAATTATTGTGAAGCAGTGGTCTTGAATGAGGCGGGGGAGGTTACTGCTAAATCTAGTGGCACGTTTATGCTCCGAAAATCCAGCGCACCTTAA
- the infC gene encoding translation initiation factor IF-3, producing the protein MATEKLQRINREITAPEVRLIGIDGEPIGVVKLSEALAAAEEKETDLVEIAPTAVPPVVRIMDFGKFKYQEAKRQHEAKLKQKVIQVKEVKFRPGTDDGDYGVKLRNLIRFLEDGDKTKITLRFRGREMAHQEIGARMLERLKADLVEYGQVEQFPKMEGRQMVMVLAPIRKAK; encoded by the coding sequence ATCGCTACTGAAAAATTGCAACGCATTAATCGGGAAATTACTGCTCCTGAAGTGCGTTTGATTGGAATTGATGGTGAACCCATTGGTGTAGTTAAGTTGAGTGAAGCCTTGGCTGCAGCAGAAGAGAAAGAAACCGATTTGGTTGAAATTGCTCCGACAGCTGTTCCACCTGTAGTCCGCATCATGGACTTTGGCAAATTCAAATACCAAGAAGCCAAGCGCCAGCATGAAGCAAAGCTGAAGCAAAAAGTCATTCAGGTGAAGGAAGTGAAATTCCGCCCTGGTACTGATGATGGTGACTACGGTGTGAAGCTACGCAATCTAATCCGCTTTTTAGAAGATGGCGATAAGACAAAGATTACGCTGCGTTTTCGGGGTCGTGAAATGGCACACCAAGAAATTGGAGCAAGAATGTTGGAGCGTTTAAAGGCAGATCTCGTTGAGTATGGCCAAGTTGAACAGTTTCCAAAAATGGAAGGCCGCCAGATGGTGATGGTGTTGGCCCCCATTCGTAAGGCTAAGTAA
- a CDS encoding MerR family transcriptional regulator → MLEKTEFDASSVLLSSQLPPIPAKRYFTIGEVADLCGVRSHVLRYWEQEFSQLSPQKRRGNRRYYQHHEVVLIRKIRSLLYEEGFTISGARNRLEEARGDLRLREELQAVLQILSK, encoded by the coding sequence ATGCTCGAGAAAACCGAGTTTGATGCTAGCTCAGTACTGCTGAGCTCTCAACTTCCCCCCATACCAGCTAAACGCTATTTCACCATTGGTGAAGTGGCTGACCTTTGTGGTGTGCGTTCGCACGTACTGCGTTATTGGGAGCAGGAGTTTTCTCAGCTCAGCCCGCAGAAGCGCCGTGGTAACCGCCGCTACTATCAACATCATGAGGTAGTGCTGATTCGCAAGATCCGTTCACTGCTATATGAAGAGGGTTTTACGATTAGCGGCGCTCGTAATCGCCTCGAGGAAGCGCGTGGCGATCTCCGTCTGCGCGAAGAGTTGCAGGCAGTCCTGCAGATTCTTTCTAAATAG
- the thrS gene encoding threonine--tRNA ligase — protein MLVVTLPDGSKREFEAPVRVADVAQSIGSGLAKAALGGIVDGKMVDTSFVIDKDSQLAIITDKSPEALEIVRHSTAHLLAYAVKELFPEAQVTIGPVVENGFYYDFSYQRPFTPDDLVALEKKMTELAKKDEPVIRSVMPRDEAVKFFKDQGENYKAELIASIPQGEDVSLYAEGKFTDLCRGPHVPSTGKLKVFKLMKLAGAYWRGDSKNEVLQRIYGTAWLRKEDQDAYLHMLEESEKRDHRRLGKQLDLFHFQEEAPGLIFWHPKGWSIWQEVEQYMRRVYQQEGYQEVKAPQILDRGLWEKSGHWENYKENMFTTESENRAYALKPMNCPGHVQIYNSGLHSYRELPLRFGEFGQCHRNEPSGALHGLMRVRGFTQDDGHIFCTEDQIQSEVAAFDKAVRAVYQDFGFTEVAVKLALRPAKRVGDDAIWDKAEEALRGALKASGQEWEELPGEGAFYGPKIEYHLKDSIGRTWQCGTIQVDFSMPARLGAEYVAEDNSRKTPVMLHRAIVGSLERFIGILIENHAGNMPVWLAPTQAVVLNISGNSAAYAQQVQQLLKKQGFRVESDLRNEKITYKIREHALQKIPFLLVVGDKESESNTVAVRARGGVDLGVMPLDAFVARLQQDISQKVGPEPS, from the coding sequence ATGCTTGTAGTTACTCTACCCGATGGGTCAAAACGTGAGTTTGAGGCCCCAGTTCGCGTTGCTGATGTTGCGCAGAGCATTGGTAGTGGTCTTGCAAAAGCTGCTTTAGGCGGCATTGTGGACGGCAAGATGGTCGATACCAGTTTTGTAATCGATAAAGACAGTCAACTTGCCATCATTACTGATAAGAGTCCAGAGGCGCTAGAAATTGTGCGTCACTCTACTGCGCATTTACTTGCCTATGCCGTAAAAGAATTATTTCCTGAAGCGCAAGTCACTATTGGTCCAGTTGTAGAGAATGGTTTTTACTATGACTTCTCTTATCAACGTCCATTTACGCCTGATGACTTGGTTGCCTTAGAGAAGAAAATGACTGAGCTTGCTAAAAAAGATGAGCCAGTAATTCGAAGCGTGATGCCGCGTGATGAGGCGGTTAAGTTCTTTAAAGATCAAGGCGAGAACTACAAAGCAGAATTAATTGCCAGCATTCCACAAGGTGAAGACGTCTCGCTGTATGCCGAAGGTAAGTTCACGGATTTATGCCGCGGACCTCACGTGCCATCCACTGGAAAGCTGAAGGTATTTAAGTTGATGAAGCTTGCTGGCGCTTACTGGCGTGGTGATAGCAAGAATGAGGTGTTGCAGCGTATCTACGGCACTGCCTGGCTACGCAAGGAAGATCAAGATGCTTACCTACATATGCTTGAAGAGTCTGAGAAGCGTGATCATCGCCGTCTCGGTAAGCAACTCGATTTATTTCACTTCCAAGAAGAAGCTCCCGGATTAATTTTCTGGCATCCAAAAGGTTGGTCGATTTGGCAAGAAGTTGAGCAGTACATGCGTCGCGTGTATCAGCAAGAAGGCTATCAAGAAGTGAAAGCCCCACAAATTTTGGATCGTGGTCTATGGGAAAAATCGGGCCACTGGGAAAATTACAAAGAGAATATGTTTACGACAGAGTCGGAGAATCGTGCGTATGCATTAAAGCCGATGAACTGTCCCGGTCACGTACAAATTTACAACTCTGGTTTGCATAGCTATCGCGAATTGCCATTGCGTTTTGGTGAGTTTGGTCAATGTCATCGCAATGAACCATCTGGTGCCTTGCATGGTTTAATGCGCGTGCGCGGTTTTACGCAAGATGATGGTCATATTTTCTGTACCGAAGACCAAATTCAATCTGAAGTGGCGGCTTTCGATAAAGCAGTGCGTGCGGTGTATCAAGATTTTGGTTTTACCGAGGTGGCTGTGAAGCTCGCTTTACGTCCAGCCAAGCGTGTAGGTGATGACGCTATTTGGGATAAGGCGGAAGAGGCTCTTCGTGGTGCATTAAAGGCTTCTGGTCAGGAATGGGAAGAATTGCCTGGCGAGGGTGCTTTTTACGGTCCGAAGATCGAATATCACCTCAAGGACTCCATTGGACGTACTTGGCAGTGCGGCACGATACAGGTCGATTTCTCCATGCCAGCCCGTTTGGGTGCTGAATATGTGGCTGAGGACAATAGCCGTAAGACGCCAGTGATGCTCCACAGGGCAATTGTGGGCTCTTTAGAGCGTTTTATTGGCATTTTGATCGAAAATCACGCTGGAAATATGCCTGTTTGGCTTGCTCCGACCCAGGCTGTAGTGCTCAATATCTCAGGAAATTCTGCTGCATATGCACAACAAGTGCAGCAATTGCTGAAAAAACAAGGGTTTAGAGTCGAATCGGATTTGCGGAACGAGAAAATTACGTATAAAATACGCGAGCACGCATTACAGAAGATCCCGTTTTTGCTAGTTGTAGGGGATAAAGAATCTGAAAGTAATACGGTGGCCGTTCGTGCCCGTGGCGGAGTGGATTTAGGTGTAATGCCTCTTGATGCCTTCGTTGCCCGACTCCAGCAGGATATTTCCCAGAAAGTCGGACCCGAGCCTAGCTAG
- the rplT gene encoding 50S ribosomal protein L20 — protein MPRVKRGVTARARHKKITDAATGYRGRRKNVFRIAKQAVMRAGQYAYRDRRNKKRVFRALWIARINAAVRQHDMTYSVFMNGMKKAAIELDRKVLSDMAIADKAAFAALVTRIKSVVNAAA, from the coding sequence ATGCCAAGAGTCAAACGTGGGGTTACAGCAAGAGCCCGTCATAAAAAAATCACCGATGCTGCTACAGGTTACCGTGGCCGTCGTAAGAACGTATTCCGCATTGCTAAGCAAGCGGTTATGCGTGCTGGTCAATATGCTTATCGTGACCGTCGCAACAAGAAACGTGTATTCCGCGCTTTGTGGATTGCCCGTATCAACGCGGCAGTTCGTCAACATGACATGACCTATAGCGTATTCATGAATGGTATGAAGAAAGCTGCGATCGAACTCGACCGCAAAGTGCTTTCTGATATGGCCATTGCTGACAAAGCGGCTTTTGCTGCTTTGGTTACTCGGATCAAATCCGTAGTAAACGCTGCAGCTTAA
- a CDS encoding H-NS family nucleoid-associated regulatory protein translates to MPSYKELLAQREQLDKQIKEAIALEKADGIAKAKAIIEQYDLTASDLFSRKAGGKSAGGKVAPKYRNPSTGETWTGRGKAPKWIEGRDRSNYLI, encoded by the coding sequence ATGCCTTCTTATAAAGAGCTTTTAGCCCAACGTGAACAGTTGGATAAACAGATTAAAGAAGCAATCGCCCTTGAAAAGGCTGATGGTATTGCCAAAGCAAAGGCGATTATTGAGCAATATGATTTAACTGCATCAGACCTATTTAGCCGTAAAGCAGGCGGAAAGAGTGCTGGCGGCAAGGTAGCCCCTAAATACCGCAATCCATCTACTGGTGAAACATGGACTGGCCGAGGTAAGGCGCCAAAGTGGATAGAGGGTAGGGATCGCAGCAATTATTTGATCTAA
- the rpmI gene encoding 50S ribosomal protein L35, producing MPKMKSKSSAKKRFTVRAGGTIKRGQAFKRHILTKKTTKNKRHLRGSTEVAKSDIKSIRSMLPYA from the coding sequence ATGCCCAAGATGAAGAGTAAGAGTAGCGCTAAAAAGCGCTTCACGGTCCGCGCAGGCGGAACGATTAAGCGAGGCCAGGCTTTTAAACGCCATATCCTCACTAAGAAAACCACAAAGAATAAGCGTCACCTCCGTGGTTCCACAGAAGTTGCGAAATCTGACATCAAGTCAATTCGCTCCATGCTTCCATACGCTTAA
- the pheS gene encoding phenylalanine--tRNA ligase subunit alpha, giving the protein MVSLDHIVEDAKRDFLGAADAAALEDAKAKYLGKSGVLTERLKALGGMSPEERKSAGAQINQIKTQVEAALQERRQALADAVLMQRLAAESIDVSLPGRGQAVGSLHPVMRTWERVEEIFRSIGFDVADGPEIETDWFNFTALNSPENHPARSMQDTFYINGKDSNEKPLLLRTHTSPIQVRYASEHVKKYANADVMPPIKVIAPGRTYRVDSDATHSPMFHQVEGLWIAENVSFADLKGVYTDFLRTFFETNELQVRFRPSYFPFTEPSAEIDMAFGSGKLAGRWLEISGAGQVHPNVLRNMGIDPERYTGFAFGSGLERLTMLRYGVDDLRLFFENDLRFLAQFPA; this is encoded by the coding sequence ATGGTTTCTCTCGACCACATTGTCGAGGATGCTAAACGTGATTTCCTCGGAGCTGCCGATGCGGCAGCTCTAGAGGACGCGAAAGCCAAGTATCTCGGTAAGTCAGGTGTTCTCACTGAGCGTTTAAAAGCGCTTGGTGGAATGTCGCCTGAGGAGCGTAAGAGTGCTGGCGCCCAAATTAATCAAATCAAGACCCAAGTAGAAGCTGCATTACAAGAGCGTCGCCAAGCTTTGGCTGATGCAGTATTGATGCAGCGCCTTGCGGCGGAGTCCATTGACGTTTCTTTGCCTGGCCGTGGTCAGGCTGTAGGTAGTTTGCATCCCGTGATGCGTACCTGGGAGCGTGTTGAAGAGATCTTCCGTTCGATTGGTTTTGATGTAGCCGATGGCCCTGAAATTGAAACCGATTGGTTTAATTTCACCGCCTTAAATAGTCCCGAGAATCATCCTGCACGTTCTATGCAGGATACGTTTTATATTAATGGCAAAGACTCCAATGAGAAGCCTTTGTTATTGCGTACGCATACGAGCCCTATTCAAGTTCGTTATGCAAGCGAGCACGTTAAGAAATATGCTAATGCAGACGTAATGCCGCCAATCAAAGTGATTGCACCAGGTAGAACCTATCGTGTGGATAGCGATGCGACCCATTCACCCATGTTCCATCAGGTTGAAGGTTTATGGATTGCTGAGAATGTTTCCTTTGCTGACCTTAAAGGTGTCTATACAGACTTCTTAAGAACCTTCTTTGAGACAAATGAGTTGCAAGTGCGCTTCCGTCCATCCTATTTCCCATTCACTGAGCCATCGGCTGAGATTGATATGGCCTTTGGCAGCGGCAAACTTGCCGGCCGTTGGCTGGAGATATCTGGGGCGGGGCAGGTTCATCCAAATGTATTACGCAATATGGGTATCGACCCAGAGCGCTACACCGGTTTCGCCTTTGGATCTGGTCTAGAGCGCTTAACCATGTTGCGTTACGGTGTAGATGATTTACGCCTCTTCTTCGAAAATGATTTGCGTTTCTTGGCGCAGTTCCCTGCATAA
- a CDS encoding integration host factor subunit alpha, giving the protein MTELITNDTVTKNELSEALFDQVGLNKREAKDMIDAFFDRIGQSLETGVEVKISGFGNFQLRNKSARPGRNPKTGQMIPIAARRVVTFHASQKLKDVVESHARENRV; this is encoded by the coding sequence ATGACTGAATTGATTACTAACGACACCGTTACCAAGAATGAGCTCTCTGAAGCTCTCTTTGATCAGGTTGGGCTAAACAAGCGCGAAGCAAAAGATATGATCGATGCTTTCTTTGACCGCATTGGCCAGTCTCTTGAGACAGGCGTTGAAGTGAAGATTTCAGGCTTTGGTAATTTCCAGTTGCGCAATAAATCGGCTCGTCCTGGCCGAAATCCAAAGACAGGTCAAATGATTCCCATTGCTGCGAGACGCGTTGTCACTTTTCACGCAAGTCAAAAGCTTAAAGATGTAGTGGAGTCACATGCTCGAGAAAACCGAGTTTGA